The segment ATACTCGACGTGCGCTGTCGCAATCGTAATACCTCGCGCCTTCTCTTCCGGCGCTTTATCAATACTGTCGAAGGAACGTACTTCCGCCTGCCCCGTCTTCGCCAAATACATCGTGATCGCCGACGTTAGTGTTGTCTTTCCATGATCCACGTGCCCGATCGTTCCGACGTTCACGTGCGGCTTCGTCCGCTCAAACTTCGCCTTGGCCATCCTTCAATCCCCCCTACAGCAAGGACATCGTCCCAAGAGTTCCGCCCGTCAGGCGGCTCCCCGCTGACGCAGAATTTGTGTCGCGACCTCTTGGGGCACCGACTCATATCTCGCGAATTGCATTGAATATATTCCACGCCCCTGTGTCATTGACCGTAGACTCGTGGAATAACCGAACATTGCTTGCAGTGGCACGGAAGCGGCAATCGTCTGCGCTCCGTTCCGTTCAATAATGCCGCCGATCCGGCCGCGCCGGGATGTGAGGTCGCCGATAACATCACCCAAGGATGCCGAGGGTACGGTAACTTCCACATCCATGACCGGCTCCAACAGCACAGGGCTTGCCGCACTTACAGCTTCTTTGAAGGCCATCGATCCGGCGATACGAAACGCCATATCCGATGAATCAACCGGATGATGTTTTCCGTCAACCAACCGGACCTTCACATCGACGACGGGAAATCCGGCTGAAACACCTCCCGCCATCGCTTCAATGATACCCCGTTCAATGGCTGGGATGTACTCGGTGGGAATCGCCCCGCCGATAATCTTGTTTTCCCAAATAAACCCTTCCCCGGGCGCCGTCGGTTCGACCTCGAGAGTGATATCCGCAAACATCCCTTTTCCACCGGTTTGCTTTACAAGCCGGGTGCGTTTTTTAATAGATCTGGTGATCGTCTCGCGATATGAAACCTCAGGTTGGCCCACCTCGCACCGGGTATTGAATTCACGCGCCAGCCGATCCACCAAAATCTCGAGATGAAGCTCACCCATTCCGGCAATGATGGTTTGACTTGTTTCGGGATCCACTTTGACACGGAACGTCGGATCCTCATCAGCGAGCCGGTCGAGAGCCAGTCCCAGCCTATCCTGATCTTTTTGGCTCAGTGGTTTGATGGACACTTCAATGACAGGTTCGGGGAACTGCATTCCCTCTAAAATGATGGGATGATCGGGATCACAAATCGTATCGCCGGTGTGGGCCTTGGCCAATCCGACAATCGCTGCGATCTCCCCGGGACCGACTTCGGATTTCTCGATCCTGTTATTGGCATGCATTTCGAGGATACGCCCGACCCGCTGGCGGATCTCGCAGGATGAGTTCCACAACGTCTCACCCGTTTTCAATGTTCCCGAGTAAATCCGAACAAAGGCCAGCTTCCCAACATAGGGATCGGCCTGAATTTTAAAGACCATCCCGCTGAAAGGAGCCGCGGCATCAGGTTCGCGAAGCTCCACTTCCAACGTCTTTGGGTTCTCGCCTTTAACGGCAGGGATATCGCCTGGAGACGGAAGATAATCGATGACCGCATCAAGCAGTTTCCGAACACCTTTGTTCCGATAGGCGGCGCCGCAGAGAACCGGTGTGATTTTGTTATCCATCGTGGCTTTCCGGATCGCCCGCTTCAAGAGGACTTCAGGGATGTCGGCGCCGTCCAGATAAAGCGTCATCAGCTCATCGTCGTAGCCTGACATCTCTTCCACGAGGTGATCTCTGCGGCTGTAAGCTTCATCGGCGAGATCGTTCGGGATTTCAGTTTTGTTAAAGGTAGGGATTCCCGCTTCGTCGACATAGGTGAGTTGCTTCATTTCCACGAGATCAATAAGGCCATAGAAAATTTCGCCCAAGAAAACAGGCATGGTAAGGGGAACCGGATGCGCCCCCAATCTCTCCCGCATCATCTCCACAACATGTTCAAAATCAGCGCCGGTGCGATCCATCTTATTGACAAAAGCGATACGGGGAATTTCATACTTGTCGGCCTGGCGCCACACCGTCTCGGATTGGGGTTCGACGCCGCCGACAGCGCAGAAGACGGCCACCACACCATCCATAACGCGGAGAGATCGTTCAACTTCTACGGTGAAATCGACATGGCCGGGGGTGTCTATAATGTTAATCTGGTGCTTTTTCCAGAATGCAGATGTCGCGGCGGACGATATAGTAATACCCCGCTCCCGCTCCTGCACCATCCAGTCCATGGTTGCGGCGCCGTCATGGACCTCTCCCATCCGGTGAACCTTGCCCGTAAAGTACAAGACTCTCTCGGAAAGAGTGGTTTTCCCGGCATCAATATGTGCGGCGATGCCGATATTTCGAATGAGACCTAGATCCATGACAACCGTGCTCTTCTCCTCAAAATGGGTCTCAAAACGGGCGTACAGACCCGCCCGTCGCTCTTGCGAAACACAGATCCCGCCCCGGTTCGCAAGACCACGACCTCGCCTTTGAATAGCCGACCAGACTATGGTTAGGCTTCAAGCTTTTCCGGACCAGTCTCTCCGGTGTTTATATCCCGGAGATCAGGGCTGACGGATGGTCGGATCGACCAGTGGCCCGATAAATGCTTACCGATAAGACACCGGCAAGTCCCTCAGATGCTCCGTCAACCTTCTGGGAGCGGAACTCTCAAGCTTTTCTTCTTGTGGGTTCCACAGCCTTTAAAAGGCCAGATCGGTTTTTGTTCTTTCGGCCGGTAGGGCGTCCAGCCGAACCAATCTCCCCATGATAGGCCCCCAAGATTCAGGGGGCGGTTGTGACACCTAGAACCGGTAGTGGGAGAAAGCCTTATTGGCTTCCGCCATCCGGTGGGTGTCATCCCTCTTCTTGATCGAGGCGCCTTCGTTTTTGGCAGCCGCCATCATTTCAGCCGCGAGCTTGTCTCTCATCGAACCACCGGCCCGGGCTTTCGAGAAATTAATCAACCATCGAAGCGCCAGCGCCATTTTGCGCTCAGGCTTTACTTCAACAGGAACCTGATACGTCGCACCACCAACCCGGCGGCTTTTGACCTCGAGCTGCGGCTTGACATTATTAATCGCTTGTTTGAAGACCGTCAATCCATCTTGTTTCGTCTTGTCTTCAATAATATCAATGGCCCCGTAAAGGATCTGCTCTGCGACACTCCGTTTGCCACGCCTCATAAGACAATTAATGAAGCGCGTGATCATCACATTGTTATATCTTGGATCTGGTAATAAATCCCGTCGCTGAATTTTGGCTCGCCGTGGCATCCCTTATATTCCTCTACAATCGAATTACTTCTTCGGCCGTTTCGTTCCGTATTTCGAGCGGCTCTGAGTACGCCCATCAACGCCACTGGCGTCCAATGTCCCGCGCACGATGTGATATCGAACACCGGGAAGATCCTTAACACGTCCGCCACGAATCATCACCACGCTGTGCTCTTGGAGATTGTGGCCTTCGCCCGGGATATAGGCGGTGACTTCCATCTTATTTGTCAAACGGACACGCGCGACTTTCCGTAGGGCCGAATTTGGTTTTTTGGGTGTGGTTGTGTAGACACGCGTACACACACCCCGTTTCTGCGGACAGGCCTTCAGGGCCGGCGCAGAGTTCTTCTTCAAGATTACTTTCCGGCCTTTCCGGACCAGTTGATTTAGAGTCGGCACGTCTTGAAACCCCCTTGACACATGGACGTAGAGGAGAAGATCTCCTTTACGGCGCACAGAATTTGGATCATACGCTTCGGCCTATAAATCGTCAACCCCTAGTTTTCAAGAGCCGTTGAGGTTGACTCCACTTCATTCTCCATGGCGAGGAATTCTTCATCCTCTTCTTCAACACCATCTATAGGAACCGCGGTAATATTGCGATATTCCTTCCGGCCGGTCCCGGCGGGAATGAGAGCGCCGATCGCGACATTCTCCTTCAACCCCCGCAGGAGATCCACCGCGCCCCGGATGGCGGCATCGGTGAGAATCCTCGTCGTTTCTTGGAATGAAGCGGCTGCAACGAAGCTGCTGGTAGAGAGACTTGCCTTCGTTATCCCCAGAAGAAGCGGCCGGTGAGTTGCTGGGGTTCCACCCTCGGCTGAGACCCGGGCCTGCTCCTCCTCGAGCTCACTCCGATCAACCAAATCCCCTTCCAGGAACTGCGCATCGCCAGGATCCTCGATGCTGACTTTCTGAAGCATCTGCCGGACGATCAGTTCGATATGTTTGTCATCAATCCGTACACCCTGAACCCGGTAGACCTCCTGGGTCTCGTCGACGAGATAATCCTCTACTTCTTTGATACCCTTAATCTTAAGGATGTCGTGAGGATTCACCGCACCCTCGGTCAACCGTTCACCAGCCCGGACATAATCGCCATTTTGGACGAGGATGTGGCGGCTGGTCGGGATAAGATATTCTTGTGGTTCACCCACCTCTGGGTTTTCCACCAGGATCTTCCGCTGACCGCGCGTAATCTTGCCCCATTTCACAACGCCGTCAATATCGCTGATCGTGGCTTGGTCCTTCGGCTTACGAGCCTCCACGAGCTCGGAAACGCGCGGCAGACCCCCGGTAATGTCCCGGGTTCGGGTCGCCTCACGGCGGATTTTCGCCAGGACCTCACCGGCATCTACCTTCTGACCATTTCGGACCACCAAACGGGCGCCACTCGGAGGATAATAGGTCTCGATCTTGCCACCAACGCCGATGATCTCGATCTGGGGCTGAAGTTTCTTATTCTTGTCTTCAACGATTACCATCTCACGCTTCTTGGTCGTTTCGTCGACCTGCTCTTGGAGGGTGACGCGGTCCCGAATATCGACAAATCGGACAGTTCCGCTGTTTGTCGTGACGATCGGCGTATTATAGGTATCCCACTCAAAGAGCTCCTGATTCTCTTCAACCGACTGGCCGTCCATCACGCGTAGGACGGTCCCCAGCCGGATGCGGAATCGATCGCGGATAAATCCCGCTTCATCCCGAAGAATCAGCTCCCCGTTCCGGGGTACGACATTGACGAAGGTCCCATCCCGGCGCTCGACAATCTTCAATCCCTCATAATGAACCGTTCCCGTACACCGGGCGGTCACCTTGCTCTGCTCGACGATCAAGGAGGCCGCGCCACCGATGTGGAAGGTTCTGAGGGTCAACTGAGTGCCCGGCTCACCGATCGACTGGGCGGCGATGACACCGACCGCCTCCCCCTCGGAGACGAGCTTGCGGGTGCTGAGATCAGCGCCATAGCACATCGCGCAAACACCCCGGCGGGATTCGCAGGTGAGAACGGAGCGTACCGGAACCTTCTCGACAGCTGTTTCCTCGATCATGTCGGCCAGATCCTCGGTCACGAGCTGCCCGGCTTCGACGACGAGTTCATCCGTCTTGGGATCATAGACATCCTCACCGGCGACACGCCCGAGGATACGATCCTTCAACGGTTCAACAATCTCCTCCCCATCCTTTAGAACTGATTTCTCAAGACTACGGATGGTGCCGCAATCGTGCTCGGTGATAATCACATCCTGCGCGACATCGACAAGGCGGCGGGTGAGGTACCCGGCATCGGCGGTTTTAAGCGCCGTGTCGGCCAGACCCTTGCGGGCGCCGTGTGTCGA is part of the Candidatus Eisenbacteria bacterium genome and harbors:
- the rpsG gene encoding 30S ribosomal protein S7, with product MPRRAKIQRRDLLPDPRYNNVMITRFINCLMRRGKRSVAEQILYGAIDIIEDKTKQDGLTVFKQAINNVKPQLEVKSRRVGGATYQVPVEVKPERKMALALRWLINFSKARAGGSMRDKLAAEMMAAAKNEGASIKKRDDTHRMAEANKAFSHYRF
- the fusA gene encoding elongation factor G, whose translation is MDLGLIRNIGIAAHIDAGKTTLSERVLYFTGKVHRMGEVHDGAATMDWMVQERERGITISSAATSAFWKKHQINIIDTPGHVDFTVEVERSLRVMDGVVAVFCAVGGVEPQSETVWRQADKYEIPRIAFVNKMDRTGADFEHVVEMMRERLGAHPVPLTMPVFLGEIFYGLIDLVEMKQLTYVDEAGIPTFNKTEIPNDLADEAYSRRDHLVEEMSGYDDELMTLYLDGADIPEVLLKRAIRKATMDNKITPVLCGAAYRNKGVRKLLDAVIDYLPSPGDIPAVKGENPKTLEVELREPDAAAPFSGMVFKIQADPYVGKLAFVRIYSGTLKTGETLWNSSCEIRQRVGRILEMHANNRIEKSEVGPGEIAAIVGLAKAHTGDTICDPDHPIILEGMQFPEPVIEVSIKPLSQKDQDRLGLALDRLADEDPTFRVKVDPETSQTIIAGMGELHLEILVDRLAREFNTRCEVGQPEVSYRETITRSIKKRTRLVKQTGGKGMFADITLEVEPTAPGEGFIWENKIIGGAIPTEYIPAIERGIIEAMAGGVSAGFPVVDVKVRLVDGKHHPVDSSDMAFRIAGSMAFKEAVSAASPVLLEPVMDVEVTVPSASLGDVIGDLTSRRGRIGGIIERNGAQTIAASVPLQAMFGYSTSLRSMTQGRGIYSMQFARYESVPQEVATQILRQRGAA
- the tuf gene encoding elongation factor Tu (EF-Tu; promotes GTP-dependent binding of aminoacyl-tRNA to the A-site of ribosomes during protein biosynthesis; when the tRNA anticodon matches the mRNA codon, GTP hydrolysis results; the inactive EF-Tu-GDP leaves the ribosome and release of GDP is promoted by elongation factor Ts; many prokaryotes have two copies of the gene encoding EF-Tu); amino-acid sequence: MAKAKFERTKPHVNVGTIGHVDHGKTTLTSAITMYLAKTGQAEVRSFDSIDKAPEEKARGITIATAHVEY
- the rpsL gene encoding 30S ribosomal protein S12 — its product is MPTLNQLVRKGRKVILKKNSAPALKACPQKRGVCTRVYTTTPKKPNSALRKVARVRLTNKMEVTAYIPGEGHNLQEHSVVMIRGGRVKDLPGVRYHIVRGTLDASGVDGRTQSRSKYGTKRPKK